A single region of the Pseudanabaena sp. FACHB-2040 genome encodes:
- a CDS encoding caspase family protein: protein MSRDALVVGVNAYQKLPSLNAPAQDAEAIARCLESLGEFRVYRMPETIQGGKPAIAKSAGITTRMLEESLIRLFKPTGKNVPQTAVFYYSGHGLQRNVGIREGYLATSDADPNSGNFGVSLFWLRRLLQESPVRQRILWLDCCHSGELLNFLEADPGANDGTDRLFMAASREYEPAYEALEGSHSVFTKALLSGLNPYKSRGGIVNGHHLTEVVSSELKGEIQQPLFESSGSDIVLTRASGTPAAVPAAATTTLDRLKHLSYSFCPFRGLNPFEEAHAGHFFGREKITSQLARYVERSSFCAVVGASGIGKTSLLKAGLIPQLRQSQSASGEVVWDIRQITPDLNPLQSLAEAFIEPNAEGIERADQLRRAESFLQAGGPGLAQLVRATLNDSQTNHPSKRLLLVIDQFERVLPAQVSRTEADPEKNSAARSQFIHCLSEVLKDGSLPLHIVIALRSDQIESLRPYPDFYARVTEHYLTVSPMAYEQVKAAVVKPLEKVGLRYDPNLIYTLMLDVVSAPGELPLLQLALQELWRRREKDPSGQAAPKLTLEAYAELGGVRNLLNQRATQFFESLTEAEQKVAQRIFLSLCELGEGTEDSRRRACLSELMTTAFSDVLVVQTLSKLVEAHLVVVNHETIPSSSNLDGVALPEATWTTPKFLKQDSSRVIASLLKRTQAPVAETSRPVPTLDIVHESLIRSWPLLRQWLEENRHIIWLQRRLEAAATEWQQHGYPTHPEYLLTGSRLRDADEFQKTQGHWLSSLAQQYLVTSQREDRKRQWKRHAMQCLIPASVVLGMLSAYGQYRVGEYLTNSAADTQAKAALQAQPGDGAAPLVKSSALGSLPGFAGSNQTGSGEIAKALADSASTPTPKALRSFLTDLRVAPTALLAAVQTQIAQRSAMAATAAPGFALALPYMAASIPANSSALPGGTALPPSMSQPVIVVWCTQTETAPVCTTTVPQ from the coding sequence ATGTCAAGGGATGCTCTAGTAGTCGGCGTTAATGCCTACCAAAAACTGCCAAGTCTCAATGCTCCTGCTCAAGATGCAGAAGCGATTGCTCGCTGTTTAGAAAGCCTGGGTGAGTTCCGGGTGTACCGGATGCCGGAAACGATCCAGGGTGGAAAACCTGCGATCGCAAAAAGCGCCGGAATCACAACGCGAATGCTAGAAGAGTCGCTGATCCGTCTCTTCAAACCGACCGGCAAGAACGTCCCTCAAACGGCTGTTTTCTACTACTCAGGCCACGGTCTTCAACGCAATGTGGGCATTCGCGAGGGCTATCTAGCCACCAGCGATGCCGACCCCAATTCCGGCAATTTTGGCGTATCTCTGTTCTGGCTGCGGCGACTGCTGCAGGAAAGCCCGGTGCGCCAGCGCATCCTCTGGCTAGACTGCTGCCATAGCGGTGAACTGCTGAACTTCCTAGAAGCCGATCCGGGTGCGAACGACGGTACCGACCGTCTGTTCATGGCCGCTTCTCGCGAGTACGAACCTGCCTACGAAGCCCTCGAAGGCTCGCACAGCGTCTTTACCAAAGCCCTGCTATCGGGGCTCAACCCCTACAAATCTAGAGGCGGTATCGTCAACGGCCACCACCTGACCGAAGTGGTCAGCAGCGAGCTGAAGGGCGAAATCCAGCAGCCCCTGTTTGAAAGCTCAGGCAGCGATATTGTCTTGACTCGCGCTTCGGGAACCCCTGCCGCCGTCCCCGCTGCTGCCACCACCACGCTAGATCGGCTAAAGCACCTAAGCTACAGCTTTTGCCCCTTTCGAGGTCTAAACCCCTTTGAAGAAGCCCATGCTGGACATTTCTTTGGCCGCGAGAAAATTACCAGCCAGCTTGCTCGCTACGTTGAGCGTTCATCGTTTTGTGCCGTGGTTGGAGCATCTGGCATCGGCAAAACATCTCTGCTAAAAGCGGGGCTCATTCCCCAACTGCGCCAGTCTCAATCAGCTTCAGGAGAAGTGGTTTGGGACATTCGCCAAATCACGCCTGACCTCAACCCTCTGCAGAGCCTAGCTGAAGCCTTCATTGAACCCAATGCTGAAGGTATCGAGCGGGCCGATCAGCTGCGTCGAGCAGAGAGCTTTTTGCAGGCAGGCGGGCCTGGCCTAGCCCAGCTAGTTCGAGCAACCCTCAACGACAGCCAGACCAACCACCCCTCCAAACGGCTGCTGCTAGTAATCGACCAGTTTGAGCGAGTCTTACCCGCTCAGGTGAGTCGGACTGAAGCTGACCCGGAGAAAAACAGCGCCGCGCGATCGCAGTTTATCCACTGCTTGAGCGAAGTTCTAAAAGACGGCAGCCTACCGCTCCATATCGTGATCGCGCTGCGCTCAGACCAGATCGAGAGCTTGCGCCCCTATCCTGATTTCTATGCCCGCGTCACTGAGCACTACTTGACCGTGTCGCCTATGGCCTATGAGCAGGTCAAAGCTGCCGTAGTCAAACCGCTGGAGAAAGTCGGCCTGCGCTACGATCCCAACTTGATCTATACACTCATGCTGGATGTGGTCAGTGCCCCCGGTGAACTGCCCCTGCTACAGCTAGCACTGCAGGAACTCTGGCGGCGGCGCGAAAAAGACCCCAGCGGCCAAGCCGCCCCCAAACTCACTCTAGAAGCTTACGCAGAGCTAGGGGGTGTCCGTAACCTGCTCAACCAGCGGGCTACCCAGTTCTTTGAGAGCCTAACAGAGGCGGAGCAAAAGGTCGCCCAGCGAATTTTCCTGAGCCTGTGTGAGCTGGGTGAAGGGACCGAAGACAGCCGCCGCCGAGCCTGTCTGAGCGAGCTCATGACAACCGCCTTTTCCGATGTGCTGGTCGTTCAAACTCTGTCTAAGCTGGTCGAGGCCCATCTGGTTGTCGTCAACCACGAAACCATTCCCTCAAGCAGCAACCTTGATGGCGTGGCTTTGCCAGAAGCGACCTGGACTACACCTAAGTTTCTGAAGCAGGACAGTTCCCGAGTTATTGCCAGCTTGCTCAAGCGCACCCAGGCCCCTGTCGCCGAAACCAGCAGGCCAGTGCCAACTCTAGACATTGTGCACGAGTCCCTAATTCGCTCCTGGCCCCTGCTCCGGCAATGGCTAGAGGAAAACCGCCACATCATTTGGCTACAGCGCCGCCTAGAAGCCGCCGCTACCGAGTGGCAGCAACACGGCTACCCAACCCACCCCGAATATCTGCTGACCGGCAGCCGCCTACGAGATGCCGATGAGTTTCAGAAAACTCAGGGACACTGGCTGTCGTCCCTAGCGCAGCAGTACCTCGTCACCAGCCAGCGAGAAGACCGTAAACGGCAGTGGAAGCGCCATGCCATGCAGTGCTTGATTCCGGCCTCAGTGGTCTTGGGCATGCTATCTGCCTACGGCCAATACAGAGTGGGCGAGTATCTGACAAACAGCGCTGCCGACACCCAAGCTAAAGCGGCTTTACAGGCTCAACCTGGCGACGGGGCCGCTCCCCTGGTTAAATCATCTGCCCTCGGTTCTCTACCTGGCTTTGCTGGCTCTAATCAAACAGGCTCAGGCGAAATAGCAAAAGCCCTAGCAGACTCGGCCTCAACGCCTACTCCTAAGGCTCTACGGTCATTTCTGACCGACCTCAGAGTTGCCCCCACGGCCCTTTTGGCTGCCGTCCAAACGCAGATCGCTCAGAGGTCTGCAATGGCTGCTACCGCCGCCCCCGGTTTTGCCCTAGCCCTCCCCTATATGGCTGCCAGCATTCCGGCGAACAGCTCGGCGTTGCCTGGAGGGACTGCGCTGCCACCATCAATGTCTCAGCCTGTCATCGTAGTCTGGTGCACTCAAACAGAAACAGCCCCAGTCTGCACGACGACGGTTCCTCAGTAG
- a CDS encoding DUF456 family protein → MTALPQLALALPELSHQLTDVFSQFPHQVSQLVHAFGDWYAQAGHAVASALSQFSTAFTNAVVWQSVLYWVLILVMLVGVAGAFIPALPGITLIVAAITVWGFVTGFTGLWLALGVAIAALILGIVADYLAGIIGAQRVGASNWGQIGAVVGMLVGLFGFLPALPIGGPILGLVFGTVLGAFIGEFLYRRELPFSKRTQQSFKVGIAIVVGNLVGNLLQGLLAIFTIVVFIVTTWSRLYGG, encoded by the coding sequence ATGACAGCCCTACCTCAGCTAGCGCTCGCCCTGCCCGAGTTATCCCACCAGTTAACCGACGTTTTTTCGCAATTTCCCCATCAGGTCTCCCAACTTGTCCACGCCTTTGGAGATTGGTACGCCCAGGCAGGTCACGCTGTCGCCAGTGCGCTTTCCCAGTTTTCAACGGCGTTTACCAATGCTGTGGTGTGGCAGTCAGTGCTCTACTGGGTGCTGATTTTGGTCATGCTGGTGGGCGTGGCTGGGGCCTTTATCCCGGCACTACCAGGGATCACGCTGATCGTAGCTGCGATCACAGTTTGGGGTTTCGTTACGGGCTTTACAGGCCTTTGGCTGGCTTTGGGGGTTGCGATCGCAGCCCTGATTCTGGGTATTGTGGCCGATTATTTGGCGGGCATTATTGGGGCGCAGCGGGTCGGGGCCAGCAACTGGGGTCAGATTGGGGCTGTTGTAGGCATGCTGGTGGGGTTATTTGGGTTTTTGCCGGCCCTACCGATCGGTGGCCCCATCTTGGGGCTGGTCTTTGGTACGGTGCTGGGAGCTTTTATCGGCGAGTTTCTGTATCGGCGAGAACTGCCGTTCTCAAAGCGTACTCAGCAGTCTTTTAAGGTAGGCATTGCTATTGTGGTGGGCAACCTGGTGGGTAACCTGCTTCAGGGGCTGCTCGCTATTTTCACCATTGTTGTTTTTATCGTTACAACCTGGTCTCGCCTCTACGGGGGCTAG
- a CDS encoding EamA family transporter, whose translation MLVPKTQLTPSPIVLVMTSIASTQLGAAIAKGLFAIASPMGMVSLRVGFAALVLLLLWRPRWRGHAARDYGLLLLFGLSLAAMNAMFYYAIARIPTGVAVALEFSGPLAVALIHSRQRLDMVWVGFAAAGIALLAPVEGSTLDPVGVLLALLAGLGWGAYILFSARVGQVFQGGDGLALAMGIGAVVLLPLGAAADGLTLLQPKLLLLGFAVSMLSSALPYSLELSALRRMPLNFFGVLLSLEPAIASLISLLVLGEVLTLRMTAAVLLVMVAAIGVAQTQPPQAS comes from the coding sequence GTGTTGGTTCCAAAGACTCAGTTGACGCCGTCGCCCATTGTCTTGGTGATGACCTCTATCGCCTCGACTCAGTTGGGAGCGGCCATTGCCAAGGGTCTATTTGCGATCGCAAGTCCAATGGGCATGGTGAGTCTGCGGGTAGGGTTTGCGGCTTTGGTGCTGCTGCTGCTGTGGCGGCCCCGCTGGCGTGGCCATGCTGCCCGTGACTATGGGCTGCTGCTGCTGTTTGGGCTGTCTCTGGCGGCGATGAATGCGATGTTTTACTATGCGATCGCTCGCATTCCTACCGGGGTTGCCGTTGCCCTAGAATTTTCGGGGCCTTTGGCGGTGGCGTTGATTCATTCCCGGCAACGCCTGGATATGGTTTGGGTTGGCTTTGCGGCAGCCGGCATTGCCCTGCTGGCTCCGGTGGAAGGATCGACGCTCGATCCGGTGGGGGTGCTGTTAGCGCTGCTGGCTGGGCTGGGCTGGGGCGCATACATACTCTTCTCAGCTAGAGTGGGGCAGGTGTTTCAGGGAGGCGATGGGCTGGCTCTGGCCATGGGTATTGGGGCTGTTGTGCTGCTGCCCCTGGGCGCTGCCGCCGATGGGCTGACCCTGCTGCAGCCCAAGCTATTGCTCTTAGGATTTGCCGTCTCGATGCTGTCTTCGGCTCTGCCCTACTCCCTAGAACTCTCTGCCCTGCGTCGCATGCCGCTGAACTTTTTTGGGGTGCTGCTCAGTTTAGAGCCTGCGATCGCATCCCTCATTAGCCTTCTGGTGCTTGGTGAAGTGCTGACACTGCGGATGACGGCTGCTGTTTTGCTGGTAATGGTCGCTGCTATTGGGGTAGCTCAGACCCAGCCGCCTCAAGCAAGCTAG
- a CDS encoding serine/threonine-protein kinase, which yields MLQDRYRVMRLISSQSGFGKVYEAYERNIPKILKVLKESHTLNAKVLELFQREAMVLSRLNHPGVPQVDVDGYFVYAPKGSHQPLHCIVMEKIDGPNLKQWMVQQGNHTIGEQQALLWLTQLADVLHLVHQQNYFHRDIKPENIMLRGSGQLVLVDFGAAREMTETYLAHLGASGITTVSSAGYTPPEQEQGQAVPQSDFYALGRTMIYLLTAKNPSDPTIYDSRTNALNWRIYAPQISQGFAHLIDDLIAPRAIDRPQTTEEVLQRLMAVRSAQSQPPPIMVEPVTVPEMPSWPTTTLGNSPEATQPQTTTQIEQPLQKRWIWSGVAILALLIGVPAVWSGVLRSRDTTPSASQPAPVQTVSLARTLGEHTGPIKALLLVNGNTLISGGVDRKILIWNLNQETPARILEGHKSVINTLALSTDQQTLYSAGADQDILIWDIASGQLKQTLPSAHDSPINALAISPDGKILASGSADGMVKLWDAETGELIEQLREQGPLVNTLLFNRNGESLIAGGAALETWNLQTQEETEFQASQNFINSLATSPDNQVLISASADKTVRFWDLATGDLVDTVTAHDRSVNDVVVSSNSLTFVTASADGTLVVWDMDSRQPIERLHGFDSDIYRYVEGPAQQVITTGGSDNTVKVWQKSSP from the coding sequence TTGTTGCAGGATCGCTACCGAGTGATGCGGCTGATCAGCAGCCAGAGTGGTTTTGGTAAGGTCTACGAAGCCTACGAAAGAAACATCCCCAAAATCCTCAAAGTTCTGAAAGAATCTCATACCCTTAACGCCAAAGTGCTGGAACTGTTTCAGCGTGAGGCGATGGTCTTGAGTCGGCTGAACCACCCCGGTGTGCCCCAGGTAGATGTAGATGGCTACTTTGTTTATGCCCCCAAGGGCAGCCATCAGCCGCTCCACTGCATCGTCATGGAAAAGATCGATGGCCCCAATCTAAAGCAGTGGATGGTGCAGCAGGGAAACCATACCATTGGCGAACAGCAGGCCCTGCTGTGGCTAACGCAGCTAGCTGATGTGCTGCATCTGGTGCATCAGCAAAACTACTTTCACCGCGACATCAAGCCTGAGAACATCATGCTGCGCGGCAGCGGCCAGCTGGTGCTAGTGGACTTTGGCGCAGCACGGGAAATGACCGAAACCTACCTGGCCCATTTGGGAGCCAGCGGCATTACCACCGTTAGTTCCGCTGGATACACGCCGCCTGAGCAAGAGCAGGGACAGGCCGTACCCCAGTCTGATTTCTATGCGCTGGGGCGAACGATGATCTATCTGTTGACAGCCAAAAACCCCAGCGACCCGACTATTTATGACTCTCGCACCAATGCCCTGAACTGGCGCATTTATGCGCCGCAGATTTCTCAAGGGTTCGCTCACTTAATTGATGATCTAATTGCGCCTAGAGCCATCGATCGGCCTCAGACCACTGAGGAAGTCTTGCAGCGGCTCATGGCGGTGCGCTCTGCCCAATCTCAGCCGCCGCCGATCATGGTCGAGCCAGTTACGGTACCCGAAATGCCCTCTTGGCCGACGACGACGCTGGGAAACTCCCCTGAGGCAACTCAGCCGCAGACGACTACTCAGATTGAGCAACCACTGCAAAAGCGGTGGATATGGTCAGGTGTGGCTATTCTGGCCCTGCTGATTGGGGTGCCTGCTGTGTGGTCGGGGGTGTTGCGATCGCGCGATACGACTCCATCGGCTTCTCAACCGGCTCCGGTGCAAACGGTATCCCTAGCTCGGACCTTGGGGGAACACACAGGGCCAATCAAGGCACTGCTGTTGGTCAATGGCAACACCCTGATTAGCGGCGGCGTAGACAGGAAAATTCTAATTTGGAACCTAAACCAGGAAACGCCAGCGCGGATTTTGGAAGGACATAAAAGCGTTATCAATACCCTAGCCCTCAGCACCGATCAGCAGACTCTCTACAGTGCAGGGGCTGATCAGGACATCTTAATTTGGGATATTGCTTCAGGGCAGCTCAAGCAAACTTTGCCATCGGCCCACGACAGCCCAATTAACGCTCTAGCTATCAGCCCTGACGGCAAAATCTTGGCTAGCGGCAGTGCTGATGGCATGGTGAAGCTGTGGGATGCTGAAACTGGAGAACTGATTGAGCAGTTGAGAGAGCAGGGTCCGCTCGTCAATACGCTTCTGTTTAACCGCAATGGGGAGTCTTTAATTGCCGGGGGGGCAGCCCTTGAGACCTGGAACCTTCAGACTCAAGAGGAGACAGAATTCCAGGCTAGCCAGAATTTTATCAACAGCTTAGCGACCAGCCCCGACAACCAAGTTCTGATCAGCGCTAGTGCGGATAAGACAGTTCGCTTCTGGGATCTTGCCACCGGAGATTTGGTCGATACTGTGACCGCACACGATCGATCAGTCAATGATGTGGTGGTCAGCTCCAACAGCTTGACGTTTGTGACTGCTAGCGCTGACGGCACCCTGGTAGTTTGGGATATGGATTCAAGGCAGCCCATAGAGCGGCTTCACGGGTTTGACTCTGATATCTACCGCTATGTGGAAGGCCCCGCACAACAGGTTATTACCACCGGCGGCAGTGACAACACGGTTAAGGTCTGGCAAAAATCTTCCCCGTAG
- a CDS encoding DUF1995 family protein, with translation MTGLPTSLEDAIAQAKAATRIAFQDGVPRLLVELVYPELKAMPVAEAYIPVLQELGLAFKVYFPDAGAAALARRDWDNPEFSVRAIGELKGQIEPEDEAFLFVDPSAVEVNAVEEMCTQAGGRPVIMLNPRLEDVAIIGIGYAGRQLRERFLSTLEQVYYLRPLEGAVLLRSYPGPWQVWRETAEGHELVAEMPQKPSGEDLDRILFGEVAPTEDEAAPVKRRKGGFLAELQSFLRALSQ, from the coding sequence ATGACCGGACTGCCAACAAGTTTAGAAGATGCGATCGCACAGGCCAAGGCAGCGACTCGCATCGCCTTTCAAGATGGCGTGCCGCGCCTACTGGTGGAGCTAGTCTACCCAGAGCTGAAGGCGATGCCGGTAGCCGAGGCCTACATCCCAGTCCTGCAGGAGCTGGGGCTGGCCTTTAAGGTTTACTTTCCCGATGCTGGTGCTGCTGCGCTAGCCCGCCGTGACTGGGACAACCCAGAATTTAGTGTGCGGGCTATTGGCGAACTCAAAGGGCAGATTGAGCCAGAAGACGAAGCCTTTTTGTTTGTGGATCCCTCTGCGGTGGAAGTCAACGCCGTAGAAGAAATGTGCACTCAGGCAGGCGGACGACCCGTGATTATGCTCAACCCGCGCCTAGAGGATGTTGCGATTATTGGCATTGGCTACGCCGGACGGCAGCTGCGGGAACGCTTCTTGAGCACGCTGGAACAGGTTTATTACCTGCGCCCCCTAGAAGGGGCAGTTTTGCTGCGGAGTTACCCCGGCCCCTGGCAGGTCTGGCGAGAAACGGCAGAGGGCCACGAATTGGTGGCTGAAATGCCCCAAAAGCCATCCGGTGAAGATCTAGACCGCATTCTGTTTGGAGAAGTCGCGCCTACCGAAGACGAAGCAGCTCCGGTCAAACGACGCAAAGGCGGATTTTTAGCAGAGCTGCAGAGCTTTCTTCGGGCCTTAAGTCAGTAG
- a CDS encoding cysteine desulfurase family protein — MQIYLDYSATTPPRPEAIATMQAVMTEQWGNPSSLHEWGNRSATVLEQARMQVAGLLQAPLDSIVFTAGGTEADNLAIWGVAHRYSHPQHLIISSIEHSAIEQPAQRLEQAGWQVTRLPVDAAGRVHPTALRSALRDNTVLVSCIYGQSEIGTLQPIEELGQIARDHGALFHTDAVQVAGRLPIDVQTLPVDLVSLSSHKLYGPQGAGALYVRPGVELVPLIGGGGQEFKLRSGTQAVASIAGFGIAAELAAHELPTETLRLIHLRDRLFDQLADVCELAITGDRRQRLPHHVSFCIRAADGEQVSGKTLVRQMNLAGIGISAGSACHSGKLAPSPILKAMGYSDRAAKCGIRLTLGRHTTEADIDWTAVVLRQVLARSLNELTVSQVG, encoded by the coding sequence ATGCAAATTTACCTGGACTATAGCGCCACCACGCCACCGCGCCCGGAAGCGATCGCAACCATGCAGGCAGTCATGACTGAGCAGTGGGGCAATCCCTCTAGCCTGCATGAGTGGGGCAATCGCTCGGCTACGGTGCTAGAGCAGGCCCGCATGCAGGTCGCCGGACTGCTGCAGGCCCCACTGGACTCCATTGTGTTTACAGCGGGAGGCACCGAGGCCGACAATCTAGCAATCTGGGGAGTAGCCCATCGCTACTCCCACCCCCAACACCTGATTATTTCTAGCATTGAGCATTCGGCCATTGAGCAACCGGCCCAACGGCTGGAGCAAGCTGGCTGGCAAGTCACCCGGCTTCCGGTGGATGCTGCCGGACGGGTACATCCTACGGCCCTGCGCTCCGCCTTGCGGGACAATACAGTGCTGGTTTCCTGCATTTACGGCCAGAGCGAAATTGGCACTCTACAGCCAATTGAGGAGCTAGGCCAAATTGCCCGTGACCACGGAGCCCTATTTCATACCGATGCCGTGCAGGTAGCTGGGCGGCTGCCGATAGATGTACAGACGCTGCCCGTTGATCTGGTGTCTCTCTCTAGCCATAAGCTGTACGGGCCTCAGGGAGCGGGTGCCCTTTACGTTCGGCCTGGGGTGGAGCTGGTGCCACTGATTGGGGGAGGTGGCCAAGAGTTTAAGCTGCGCTCAGGTACCCAGGCAGTAGCCAGTATTGCCGGATTCGGCATTGCTGCCGAGCTAGCCGCCCATGAGCTGCCGACCGAGACGCTGCGGCTTATTCACCTACGGGACCGGCTCTTTGACCAACTAGCGGATGTTTGCGAACTGGCGATTACGGGCGATCGTCGTCAGCGCCTGCCCCACCACGTCAGCTTTTGCATCAGGGCTGCCGATGGGGAGCAAGTCAGCGGCAAAACCCTGGTACGGCAGATGAACCTGGCCGGGATCGGGATCAGTGCCGGATCGGCCTGCCACAGTGGTAAGCTAGCCCCTAGCCCTATTCTCAAAGCGATGGGCTATAGCGATCGCGCCGCTAAGTGCGGCATTCGCCTCACCCTCGGACGGCACACCACAGAAGCCGATATCGACTGGACGGCTGTGGTGCTGCGGCAGGTGTTGGCCCGGTCGCTGAACGAGTTGACCGTTTCGCAGGTGGGATAG
- a CDS encoding TetR/AcrR family transcriptional regulator, whose protein sequence is MRLNKSYSILEVGQRLTQTRGYNAFSYADISEQVKIRKASIHYYFPSKADLGRKLVMRYRREMRRQLQAIEQATASPWERLSQVLQLYRQGLTADGLCLCTVLSAEFLTLPDAVQSQVREFYSELESWVGQVISAGQATGCFRADSSPEMMAQSWLASLQGTQMRCRLAADRIGQWDAIAPYLLGQLTAA, encoded by the coding sequence ATGCGTCTCAATAAGTCTTATTCGATCCTTGAGGTTGGCCAGCGGCTAACACAAACTCGCGGCTACAACGCTTTTAGCTATGCTGACATCTCGGAGCAGGTCAAAATCCGTAAAGCTTCGATTCACTACTACTTTCCCAGTAAGGCAGATTTGGGCCGCAAGCTAGTGATGCGTTATCGACGCGAGATGCGGCGGCAGCTCCAAGCGATTGAGCAGGCGACAGCGTCTCCGTGGGAGCGGCTATCTCAGGTGCTGCAGCTATATCGGCAGGGGCTAACAGCAGACGGGCTTTGCCTCTGTACTGTGCTGTCGGCAGAGTTTTTGACGCTGCCTGATGCAGTCCAGAGCCAGGTGCGAGAGTTTTATAGCGAACTGGAATCGTGGGTAGGACAAGTGATTAGCGCCGGACAGGCAACGGGCTGTTTTAGGGCAGACAGCTCACCGGAAATGATGGCCCAGAGCTGGCTCGCAAGTCTTCAGGGCACCCAGATGCGGTGCCGGCTGGCAGCCGATCGAATTGGGCAGTGGGATGCGATCGCACCTTACCTGCTGGGTCAGTTGACTGCTGCCTAA